The window CCATAACCTTTGCCAGCTgttgtttgagattttggtcaCTTTGGAAGGCTTTCGTTGACTGCTTTTCATTCAGCTGATGCTCCCTTTGACTCAAGAGAGAAGTGGTTGTTTTATGTTTCATCCACTATCACATATCGacaccaaaaatcatatttattcTGCTCAAACAGCTCCGAACAGCATTCGAAAACTTTATCATGGACCAATATTTATGCAAAATCCTCAAGATACGTAGTGTGGAGCTCAATCTGAGGAGCAGATGATAGGCGAAGAGACAACCACAATAACAATTCAATCGATGAGTCCCTGGAGATTACCAATAAAAATAtagttttccttgaaaattctACATTATTATCTTCGAAAGGTGCACTCTAACGCTACTCTGATTATTAtttaataccttttctgtagaaagattcatctttgctttcgaaatggACTTCAATCTCGACAATCACtccttcattagagccaaatacCTTTCTTTGGAGCAAGCCAGAAGTCATTtgagccagatctggagaataactGCAGTTAGAAGCGCAGTTCTTTCAATGCCATAACCTTTGTCAGCTgttgtttgagattttggtcaCTTTGGAAGGCTTTctgcttttttttcatttggctGACGCTCTCTTTGACTCAGTAGTGAAGTGGTGAATCCATGTTCCATCCATTATATACATATCGAGGCCAAAAATCATAATCATTCTGCTCAAACAGCTCCAAACAGCATTCGAAAAAGACAttgcgttgttgcttttgatcagaGGAGAGCAAGCGAGGCACCCATTCTGAATAAAGATTTCTCATGGACAAATATTTACGCAAAATAGTGAATAAACTGCCTTCAGATATCATCAAGTTCACCGCTATCtcatgaaacttttcaattcttctttttttttcagtgttcTGTTGATACTATAATTTCTGTCGATTTCCACCCGTTAGAGCGTGATGTGATAGTGACTGCTGGAAAATCTCATATTGCCTTCTGGTCGCTGGATGTAAATGATGTTTTACATAAGAGACTGGGTTTGTTTGAATCCAGAGATAAGCCAAAGTATGTCACTAGTGTAGCTTTCTTGCAGACTGGTGAAACTATAAGTGGAGATTCAAATGGTAAGTCCATACTAAAATAAGTTCCATGTAAATTTAAAATACGTTGATTTTATTCAGTGGACAGTCTAGTTGACACCAAGAGAAACAAGTTTTCTGGCACCAAATATGTTCTTATTCAGAAAAGCGATAAGTTTTCCTATACATGTCAATGGAATTGACAAAGACAAAGAGTTCGAATGAgacatttttcagaaaaaaaatacatagaaACACTAAGAAGGTATCGTTTGGTTGCAAATAAGTAAAAGAGAAGTTTATTTAATACTACTAAATTTATTAATGATAATCATAACGTTTAATTAACGAATATCTAAAAACAGTTCCACTTCATTCTGAATTAATTATTGTTCCACTTGCTTTTATAATTtctataataaattttctctcTCTAAAAATCATTAACCTTTCAATGGAAAGACCCACAGATAACAATTCTAGTTTCTGAATTTGGCAACAGATTCTGGGGATTGAAAAGTAGTTACTTTTACctcattaaaatataataataaatgttcaCAACCGTTACATGTTGgctaattataaaaaaagttcaaaaagtCAATTTCCATCTAATATCTCAGAATATAGAAATTGAAGttatataaattatatattaattttatattatcgtattaatgcttttttcttgagaatttttattttttaaaaagatTCATAGGCTTCTTAATTGATGAATTCAGTTTGCAAACTATTAAGAAACACCAATTCGAATTCACAACCGATTTTTGACTTAAATTTTCCTTTGTAACAAATAACTCGATTCTATTtactttttaaataaaaaataaaaacaataacttGATTTTTAGGTAACTTGGCTATATGGGGCCGAGGTACAAATACTATCTTAAAACTTTCCAAAAATGTTCATGATGGTGCCATCTTCTCAATATGCGTTTCTAAAGACGGATGTATCATTACTGGAGGGGGTAAAGATGGAAGAATAGTAAAATTCGATTCAAGATTGCAGAAATTAGGATACGACAATCAGGtgagtttcaaaattcaaatatgaaGGAATAAATCCAATAAAATCAGTAGATTCTTGTTGAGGAGTCATGGACAGAATCGAATACTCGCGAGATTCGAGAACAAAGTTCTCGAGAACTTCGAATTCTCACTCGAGATCCGATTAATCGAATATGTAACAACAAATTTACAATTTCTAAACATTGTTAAAGTGTGTACCTTTCCATGTTCAAATGGAATAATATAAtggacacaaatgacataagaaatgccaGGAAGTAATAAACAgcgttgccattataaccattttaaatccTATAACTTTTATTGGAGAACCTGTTGTAACAAATAATTCCAATGTTTCAGATCGAGTTTCACTTTGGCGGTATAAGAGTAATATCTGAAGGATGGAGTTCTAAGCTACTTATTGGTACAACCAAAAACTGCATACTGTATGGTACGTGTGAAACAGGTTTCCAACCCATAATTTTGGGACACACCGATGAACTGAAGGGACTAGCCTCACATCCTAGCTTACCACATTTTGTAACTGCTGGCCATGATAAAGTACTTCAGCTGTGGGATTCCATGTCGCATAGTATTTTATGGAGTAAGGATATTGGAGTAAGTaacttatttttttaaaatatactaactgacaagaAAACTGcagcacccagaaggagctgtttaatttttttttttaaaacataGATAACgtatgtttttttcgaggtatataactttaagttggcattactgttcaagatgacgaccgatttaacagatgttaagtgatttattctcagtttagtttgacaattcatcatgaatagactcatgcctgaacaacgcaattttatttcgaaaataatggttctgtgcggaatacgtatcgcgcactacgtccattttattttgtttagcgatgaagcacacttctggttgaatggctacgtcaacaaacaaaactgccgcatttggagtggagctaatcctcaagtgtatgtcgaaacaccgttacatccagaacaactgactgtttggtgcgctttatgggctggtggaatcattagtccctacttcttcaaaaacgatgatggccagaacgttacagtcaatggtgatcggtatagagccatgattactaactttttcattcctgaattgaacaacctgatgtccaggaactgtggttccaacaagacggcgcaacatgttacacagctcgtgccacaatcgatttatcgaaagacatgtttggtgaccgcctaatttcacgttttggacctgtgagttggcctccaaggtcttgtgatttaacaccgctagactactttctgtggggctatgtaaagtcattggtctatgcggataagccacaaattcttgaccatttggaagacaacattcgccgtgttattgccgatatacggccacaaatgttggaaaaagtcatcgaaaattggacgtccagattggactacatccgagccagccgtggcggtcatatgccagaaatcatatttaaaatgtaatgccacaagattatcttgcggataaataaaattcatgtcaatcgaataatccatcgttgttttattgctatttaaagttctatagctctaaaaaaaacaccctttataacgcctactgtcccggtgtacatgacgctcaacatcaaactgaccttcacgtctttctccccttATGTGAATTTTACTCAAAAATTGTAATTCTGCGACTACACCTCTAAGAAATTTCTCCCATATGCGAGATTTTCGTCACTTAAATGATGCGTCAAGCATTCATAGGAGTTTTCTGCAGTTCTGCTGCATAGATAAGGTACTACCTGCAATTTAttgaatcgaaatttttttttcaggaacaaGTACATTCCCTATGCTTTTCACCAAATGGCATTTATATATTTGCTGGTTGCTCTTCTGGTCGATGGATGGTTTTCCATTCGCAGACGAGAGAGATGCTGTGGAGAAGCAACGATGGCAATGAAATTATCACTGTGATCCAATTTTCACCAAATGGAAAACTTTTCGCTCTGGGTTCCCACGATAATAATATTTACATATATCAAGTAACCGATGGAGGGTTGAAATACAGCAGAATTGGAAGATGTACGGTgagtattttttgaaaaaattcacaaaatgagTCGaaattcgaaactttttttttgtagggTCACGCAAGTCCTGTTTGTTTTCTGGACTGGGGAAGTGATAATGCAACCCTCAGAAGCAACTCGGTGGATTATGAAGTACTCCATTGTAAGTGTTAAAAGTCAGGTTATGGTCTACTTATTTTTGCaaacttttttattgaaaatctcatatacactgtgtccgtaaagttgTTTATGAAATAAtcttgaaacacgtcgattttttatttgaatttaccgtattttaaaataataatctaatatacagggtaaattactctcgagtaatgacgtcaccgtcacttttttcaaatggaacaccccccattttgtctcagtTTTCccattactctagctgagctgattccaaaaatgtatcacatgttgattccaattggtacagggtggacaaaaatacaatagttttgtgtgtgctcataaagtaacgcataacattctttattagttaaattaacaatattatcaaaaatacttattgtctagcggcgattggtttgaatgtaacaccctgtagtttgttacaatttcagatcaataaaaatatataaaataagaaataatttctttcatattctgtctgttagaccacaagtaccaaacatgtttggaaacagctcatttttattaatctaaaaatgtaacaaactacagggtgttacattaaaACCAATTGCCgatagacaataagtatttttgataatatcgttaatttaactaataaagaatgttacgcgttactttatgagcacacacaaaactattgtatttttgtccaccctgtaccaattggagtcaacatgtgatacatttttggaatcagctcagctagagtaatcggcaaattgagacaaaatgggggtgttctatttaaagaaaaatgacggtgacgtcattactcgaaagtaattcaccctgtatattagattattattttgaaatatggtaaattaaatcaaaaatcgacgtgtttcaggattatttcttaaaatggtctgtttagctaaaaatgaatttgttccatactttacggacagagTGTGTACCCATCTAACATTTATTTGTTCACCAAGGACGCAAAAGCCTAATTAATGAAACGTTCGAAAATATCTGACGCCAATATAGTGCTCACAATTTGCTTAcagttataaagggttttccaataagagtttcAAAATTCGGCAAATTGGGGATCGTCAATTTCAATCGATTATAATAATCGAGTATTCGAATACCTCTCACTTTAAGAAATAGTTTCaactttattttcttcattctctGAAAATTTATGGTATTTTTCAGGGAATACAAGTACATGTCGACAGATAACTCAAGTGTCAGATTTCCGTGACACTAAATGGGCCACGAACAATTGTACAGTCACGTTCAATACAGTAGGAGTATGGCCCGAAAATGCAGATGGAACTACCAATTGTTGCGATCATAGCCACGACCAAGAATTGTTGGTAACAGGAGATGATTGTGGCAAGGTCAAGCTGTATAACTACCCTGCCAATCAACCTAAGGTAAGGCAAAAGGTTGATCCTATAAATCTTCATAtagaaaatagaatttttctgattggaatatactaactgacaaagaaactgcaacacccaaaggagctgtttaaattttattttttttttttaaaaacatagATACTATAGCAAgtatgtgaacaattttttttactcaaacattgtagtcgttttttaaatttaacaaCAAACCAGTTGTtcaaggagatccaaagtcgatgttcagttgttgcTAAAATGCCTAgcgcacgtgtacgcggaatttatcgccagctaagtgaatttgagaGAGATCGAATTATTGCTCTACGGTAGGTGGGgctgtcatttcgagaaatcgctaaacgTGCGAACAAAAacccaactactgttatgagatgttgttgAGCGTCATtggataatgcccaaaatcgaagaagagtaggcaccggacgtcgaaggggcacaaatgaagttcaagatcgacgtctaagacttatggctatTAGAAactgatttgcgacaactcgatctttggctgatgaatggtgaggagaacaaggccatcctgtaactattCGAACgttttaccgccggataaggtcttttagactgcagcattatcgcccccttcttgtgttacctctgacggttgagcatcgccggcaatggtgcagagaacgtcaacattggaatgtggaatggcatcaggtcgtcttttctggtaaatctcgattctccttgggtgcacatgatggccgaagaagggtaagacgacgtcggggagaaagacgtgaacctcagtttgatgttgagcgtcatgtacaccggacagtaggcgttatggtatagggtgctattgcacatgcacgTGGATCACCTTAAGTCTTTCTTCGAGGTAAAATGACAGCGCTGTGTTACCTTCAAgcaatagtggagccatatgttctcccttacctcaaccggctcgagaatccaactTTTCAGCAAGATAaagcccgacctcatgttgccagagttagtttaaactttttcgaagcgacccatgtgaatcttttgccatggccgcccagatcccccgatctttcgcccatacagcatgtttgggacatgttgggtagaaggcttggaaattcacCCCAGCTCCTgcagactttggcggctctgcgacatgaagtacaggtagcttgggatagtatccctcaagaagaaatagaccatcttattgcatcaatgccgagacgtgttggggagtgtatagataatcgcggtggacaaacacgttattaacaaaattattaaaaaaaaatgtaaacccttcgttttttcctccaaatttcaattattcacttcttgctatactatctatgttttaccaaaaaatattaaaatttaaacagctccttctggatgttgctTCTCTGTCAATTAGTATATACTCTTCATCTTCCCTTAGTTGTGAAAATATATATCGTTTCATTATGCCACTCTAAGAATTTTCTACTGAGACCATTTTTTTCAGTCTTTATGTCATACCTACGGTGGCCATAGCAGCCACATAGCAGGGGTGAGATTTCTACATGAGGATAACAGAATAGTATCCATTGGAGGAAGAGATACAGCAGTTTTCCAATGGACCGTCTCTTAAATTTGTCTTGTTTTTCTTGTATTTGTGCCGTTGTTATCACGTTCTTCAAAGATTGTTATGCTGCTTCGAATGTGTTTTATATTCTCTCATTGAAAATGTttctaaataattgaataaagtttatttttaaGTATGTACAGCATTTTGATTACCTACATTCAATAATTCCTCACcaatattaaaaattaaataaaaattcacaCATTAGTTATGAAATAACATTGAATTTCATCTTAGTTTTCTTCCACGAACTGTTATAGCAGGAAAATACATATGtgcttttttcttcaaatcttttTCTTCGAAACTAAGTCCAGCTATGTTAGCGAATATTTTAGTGAAATCCTTCTCATATTCTTGTTTCTTGTTAGTTGGTATTGTTGGATATATAAAATCCACTGAAGCGAATagagctgaaaaaaaaaaagaaattcgaaaacaaatataacaatataGAGAGGccaaaatcaacaaaatttgtCAGTATGCATGCTATCCTGTTTAATAGCGATTATATTACTGTTTGTTCTTTATATTGTGTTGTATTTTATTGTTTATCAGTTATTCTTGTCAAAAGTTGTAATACGAATCACGTGATAttgttactttttatttttggatttttattagtcagaaaaaataatattagtcAGAAAATGCCAAAAGTTTTCTGTTAGCTTCTACAGCTCAACAGAGAAAAATAACGAATTTCGCCTACCCTCTACAGTTGAATCAATTATCTTTCCTCAAAATACTTAATAGAACTACTCACCCAAAAAATTTTCACTCACTGATTCATAAGGATCATGATTCAATTCACTTTCCAAAACATCGAGACCACATTCATTGAATATCAGTTTCAATTCTTGCAATGGATTGGTTGGACTGAATAGAGGAACATAATTCTGAAATCCTTTGGTGTAAGGATTCCATTCTTCAATACTAGACATTGTCTTGTAAACCTCATATAATGGATTACCGACATATGAAAATATGAGAACCAATTCACTTTTTACTTTCAGTAGGTTGTTGCAGTTAACAAGGGCACGTCTGCAAATATACTTTATGATTTATAAAGAGTAACATTGATGATATTTCAGTTGATACAGATGTAATGACTTCGTTTAGGTCATACcagtttgttattttgatttttttgtttggaCATGATCtaaattttgaaacatctcAAATAGACGTTATAGcggaatatttgaaacaataatttttataaacaccctgttACTCGAAAATGAATCAAGATAACTAGGTATATGGTCTACTTTCTGAACTCTTCAGTTTACTCtcataatgggtgtttttttagagctatagaactttaaattgcaataaaacaacgagggattattcgattgacatgaattttatttatccgcaagataatcttgtggcattacattttaaatatgatttctggcatatgaccgccacggctggctcggatgtagtccaatcttgacttccaattttcgatgactttttccaacatttgtggccgtacatcggcaataacacggcgaatgttgtcttacaaatggccaagggtttgtggcttatccgcatagaccaatgactttacacacccccacagaaagtagtctagcagtgttaaatcacaagatcttggaggcccattcacaggtccaaaacgtgaaattaggcggtcaccaaacgtgcctatcaataaatcgattgtggcacgagctgtgtgacatgttgcgccgtcttgttggaaccacagctcctgaacatcatagttgttcaattcaggaatgaaaaagttagtaatcatggctctataccaatcaccattgactgtaacgttctggccatcatcgtttttgaagaagtacggaccaatgattccaccagcccataaagcgcaccaaacagtcagtttttctggatgtaacggtgtttcgacatacacttaaggattaacttcactccaaatgcggcagttttgtttgttgacgtagccattcaaccagaagtgcgcttcatcgttaaacaaaattcgcttatgaaaatcgggaacaacggcacattattttcgaaatgaaattgcaccatttgcaagcgttgtttaggcatgagtctattcatgatgaattgccaaaccaaactgagaataaatcacttgacagctgttgaatcggtggccatcttgaacagtaatgccaacttaaagttatatacctctaaaaaaaacaccctatatatgatcTATTTATGAATCTTAATCTATGAATTACTCTCATAAGTcatagttcttgagatgctttcagtgagcatggAATACGAGACACCATGTATATTTCAAAATGCACAAAAATGGCTTGAACTTATGCCTCTCCACGTTCcttaattgtaaaaaaaaagttattggagaaattttgaaataataataacaatgatAGAATCTGAGAACTGACCACCATTCAATAAGGGTCAGATAAAATTTCAAAGGCGAAATTTGCTGTAcattaatcaaaaaaataataaaaacataatcGTACCTCAAATCTCTGACGTAATGGAGAGCAAAACAGGAAGTAACTAAATCGAAactattcgaaaattttttcggGATGGCTTTCGTTTCAATATCCATAACTTCGAAAGTTATACGAGAATCTCTTTCTAGTTTATTGCAAACGTCGATCATATTTTGGTTGAAATCAACACCCACTATTTCAGAATAATGTCTGGGAAGTTGTGGTTCCAGTATCTCAAGAAGGACTCTACCAGTACCACATCCTATATCCATAATCCTTAGGGGATGATTTGGCCACTTTATTCTCCTCAGATGATTCGCATACATTTTTTTCACTATTGGAAATTGGAAAGTAACATGGTTAAAATGTTTCACTGCCTTGAACATTATTTTAGATTCAAGCGAATTATCTCAACTACTGGTAGTGAAAGAATGTTTATCATCTATTTAATAATGTGTGACAATATTATCACGTTATGGTTCATTAAAGCAAATATTCTAatctaaaaatataatttcatgaatatgTATTATTAGGCGATATTAACATTAGGAAAATATTTTGGTACCCACTTATATGAATGAATGgtatcatttttcgaaaaaagaacaatccaaaaaaattaaatattctgaTTTAATATTGGGCTTCAATAATGACCTTGATAGAGCAGTGGCGTAGCTATAGTTGACCATAGGCccatatttaatttaaaatttgattaaatTTCGTGATCTCAGTTTCTATCCACcaaatattattaaattttgtGTAAAAAGTAGTTAAATGGAAATGAGAATGAGAGTTTATGCTATATAGCATTAACAAGTGAAAAAAAGGTCTTCTGATCTGATAACCGGTTATTTgtgatatttcagaaaaaatgtcaagtaaagggtattttttttaaagccatagaattttaaattgcaataaaacaacgatggattattcgattgacatgaattttatttatccgcaagataaccttgtggcattacattttaaatatgatttctggcatatgaccgccacggctggctcggatgtagtccaatctggacgtccaattttcgacgactttttccaacatttgtggtcgtatatcggcaataacacggcgaatgttgtcttccaaatggtcaagggtttgtggcttatccgcatagaccaatgactttacatagccccacagaaagtagtctagcggtgttcaatcacaagatcttggaggccaattcacaggtccaaaacgtgaaattaggcggtcaccaaacgtgtctttcaataaatcgattgcgacacgagctgtgtgacatgttgcgccgtcttgttggaaacacagctcctggacatcatggttgttcaattcaggaatgaaaaagttagtaatcatggctctataccgatcaccattaactgtaacgttctggccatcatcgtttttgaagaagttcggaccaatgattccaccagcccataaagcgcaccaaatacatagtcagtttttctggatgtaacggtgtttcgacatactcttaaggattagcttcactccaaatgtggcagttttgtttgttgacgtagccattcaaccagaagtgcgcttcatcgctaaacaaaataaaatggatacgtgcgcgatacgtattccgcacagaaccattattttcgaaatgaaattgcactatttgcaagctttgttcaggcgtgaatctattcatgatgaattgcaaaccaaactgagaataaatcacttgacagcttttaaatcggtcgccatcttgaacagaaatgccaactcaaagttaaaaaaaaaaaaaaattactcaattttGGCACAAAACGGCCTAAATCTCTGAAGATAATCTTCCGATCGGGACGAAACTTTGCACCTATGCTAACAGTCACCTCACGAAGACTTTTTTCGAGTTTAATTTTCCTAGAGGACTCACAACCGTAGAAAAGGTAATAACttaattttgacacaaaatggcctAAATTTCTGAAGATACTCATCCGATCGGGACGAAACTATGCTCCTACATTGATACAGTCACCCAATTGTCTGTTAGCCATCATATATAATGCTATTATAGTGTTTACTGTTGCAGCTTCGATTTGAATAGTGATACTTGAATATCACAATAATTATTTCGAATACAAAACTTGCACAAACTACGTCTTTCGAGCATCTAAAAAACTGCGTGGACTTCGACTTGTCAAGTAGTTGACTTTTGATATCACAATCCAGAATAGCTCAGAAGATTTGATTAGATTGAACACACCACCTGCTGCCTACTAAAATCTATTTTATCTCAAACCACTCGAGTTTTTCTGAACGAATGTAGGTACTCGAAATTCATGCCTGCAGTTcgttgaaaatgaataaaaatgtatatgtcAAAAGCGTTGAGCTtactaaattgaaaatatttattttattctttatcTATTCATCTGAATCAGTTTATATCgctgaaaacaataaaaataggagcaggTGATTAATCTCATATCCATTAAATCAAGATTTTAAaggataattttgttttttgattggTATATAACAGTTCTATTCGTCGAGTTCGAACTCAGTTGTTTGAAATCGATTACAGtagaatataaataacaatGAAAGTTTTGGCCCTGCTCTGTTTGGGCATATCCCTATTTGACGTGGTATACAGTTTACCCAGTTTACCATTCTTCAACAGTGAAGAAGGATCTAAAAATGAATTCCTACATTCGTCACCCTATTCACCAGAAGATCTTCTTGAAGTGAGGAAGAGCCTCAATCTCTCTTGGACTCCTGATCCCGATGAATTTCTCAGTGTGGTGagtaagaaaaataaatatcaattagccatttatatacactgcgcaaaaaaattaacgcacattatggaaatctcaaatttattctacaactgaaggtgttctcaatgataattatttttatcagaattatgcatgcatctGTTATCCACtgtcaacgtttttcttcaatacagatgtttttttccagcaggaataaaaaaatatgagattatcagattttgaatgtattggctccattctgaaatcagttgttctcgatcaaatctagtgatcaatagtttttctttcgtttgattttctacactcgttcgctatgcaacgcgaaacacgcaatttgacccaagaggaatgtgcccaagcggtagttttgcgagaagaagggtgaacatacacaagaattgcagaaaggtttggagttttccatacaagtgtgtccagaatgttgcagcgattcagggagacaggtatgaatgtccgaagaccaggacagggtagaccacgggtaacaactgccattcaagaacgttacttgagagtttcttcgttgagacaacggtttgcaaccgctcgcctccttcaaaatcagcttgagcaaactcatggggtgcaaattagcactcagacaataagaaatcgcctcagagaatatgatttaaggcctcgtgtcgcggcaagaggcccagctcttaccccagcccatcgaagggcgcgtttggattttgcgagagagcatatccattgggaagaggctgattgggaaagagttctcttcacagatgagtctagattctgcctctactatagtgatcgacgttcccttgtatacagacgtccacatgaaagatatgctcagtgcaatttcctgaaaatTTATTCCTACTGGTTCTTACATAACTTCGCTTTATGGATAGTAGATCCAAAGTGGCAAATAAATCTCGTTTATGACAATTAGTCTTGGTTTGTTCGTTTTGTTATCGGGTATTTGGTCAAAAGCTTAGTTA is drawn from Harmonia axyridis chromosome 7, icHarAxyr1.1, whole genome shotgun sequence and contains these coding sequences:
- the LOC123684183 gene encoding echinoderm microtubule-associated protein-like 2 — encoded protein: MLLNGLGDSTEMDSSVENHDLLEAESLGIVGRVAELEKKVLEQGEELLYLKSTLAEALKRLALIEGTKSPNQNSTSNVLPTIISKDSFRLRNTDFSSPHGLDNNRSRLPSADSPRRVYNSCLPRRAVHYQSTGSLHSDSQSSSSVSPIPSPSPSIPIQSKKVSLITRPNTAGKTTLNGSQLHKRWSSTGDFNQNSTASPAGLQSKFSNKSLLNLYTKSNQYPSPMKHGPREVTYNDEFNCLTMYLKSRQINLYPPSDLSDNFKLTKVNTAPQQRLKLDWVYGYRGKDCRSNLYSLPTGEIIYFVACVVVLYNVEEQCQRHYVGHTDEIKSLAIHPNKMLVATGQCGSHERRDSSPHVRIWNSISLHTQFVIGINYFEVSVCCLSFSKADGGSYLVAVDDVSDHIISVWDWQKGDNGYRITETKCSVDTIISVDFHPLERDVIVTAGKSHIAFWSLDVNDVLHKRLGLFESRDKPKYVTSVAFLQTGETISGDSNGNLAIWGRGTNTILKLSKNVHDGAIFSICVSKDGCIITGGGKDGRIVKFDSRLQKLGYDNQIEFHFGGIRVISEGWSSKLLIGTTKNCILYGTCETGFQPIILGHTDELKGLASHPSLPHFVTAGHDKVLQLWDSMSHSILWSKDIGEQVHSLCFSPNGIYIFAGCSSGRWMVFHSQTREMLWRSNDGNEIITVIQFSPNGKLFALGSHDNNIYIYQVTDGGLKYSRIGRCTGHASPVCFLDWGSDNATLRSNSVDYEVLHWNTSTCRQITQVSDFRDTKWATNNCTVTFNTVGVWPENADGTTNCCDHSHDQELLVTGDDCGKVKLYNYPANQPKSLCHTYGGHSSHIAGVRFLHEDNRIVSIGGRDTAVFQWTVS
- the LOC123684184 gene encoding juvenile hormone acid O-methyltransferase-like, with the protein product MFKAVKHFNHVTFQFPIVKKMYANHLRRIKWPNHPLRIMDIGCGTGRVLLEILEPQLPRHYSEIVGVDFNQNMIDVCNKLERDSRITFEVMDIETKAIPKKFSNSFDLVTSCFALHYVRDLRRALVNCNNLLKVKSELVLIFSYVGNPLYEVYKTMSSIEEWNPYTKGFQNYVPLFSPTNPLQELKLIFNECGLDVLESELNHDPYESVSENFLALFASVDFIYPTIPTNKKQEYEKDFTKIFANIAGLSFEEKDLKKKAHMYFPAITVRGRKLR